The Eriocheir sinensis breed Jianghai 21 chromosome 49, ASM2467909v1, whole genome shotgun sequence genome has a segment encoding these proteins:
- the LOC126981732 gene encoding uncharacterized protein LOC126981732 isoform X3, translated as MDNPAECKVCFAMFTPGEEHRPRSLPCGHTFCTSCVAHLLKKGAGCLACPECRLQHPAPRATHFPVNYGMEALIDQLKCLVMPPGVVAAAGPEGAGCCEEGAMKQPDTEAMKEKVIELLVACGATQTQLEQHQEKLKEPRARHTTLLNRLGNLVGDNRAALVRLNGSLGKVRDLAEEGKGYVLQLQVALSRLESVSTAQEADIVVERVAGRVEQVEEWRERSGRLCYDEGDGALTTSCQVLGATQAAFSTLAAQGIGAEGGADFIGGADLSGDDIGSEAGVDIGAEDNADVLVRAQNTLTPLPSHTHTLTPHDIRTMTPQVKRMLENGQVSNYLPGNFHFCTLAFLDLAWGLEVRGRVYIRLDMFTPLARQFMMLCTAEHRHTYANTAMLKVCGRGNQGEFVMGGDYECDDGSGGAPILSELQGGHRKTGAAGSVWGRWEVEGPRSAQFAITTRECQGTIPRVFGTVEEGMSVLKQAVNVIGKKRVTIDECGVVVAP; from the exons ATG GACAACCCGGCTGAGTGCAAGGTCTGCTTTGCCATGTTCACCCCAGGGGAGGAGCACCGACCCAGGTCACTCCCCTGCGGGCACACCTTCTGCACCTCCTGCGTGGCGCATCTCCTGAAGAAGGGGGCCGGGTGTCTAGCCTGTCCCGAGTGTCGCCTTCAGCACCCAGCCCCCAGAGCCACCCACTTCCCGGTTAACTATGGGATGGAGGCACTCATAGATCAGCTGAAGTGCCTGGTGATGCCTCCTGGGGTAGTAGCTGCAGCAGGGCCAGAGGGAGCAGGGTGCTGTGAGGAGGGTGCAATGAAGCAGCCGGATACGGAGGCTATGAAGGAGAAGGTGATTGAGTTGCTGGTGGCATGTGGCGCTACTCAGAcgcag CTCGAGCAACACCAGGAGAAGTTAAAAGAACCCAGAGCTCGCCACACGACTCTCCTGAACCGACTCGGTAACCTGGTGGGCGACAACAGGGCGGCCCTCGTGAGGCTGAACGGGTCACTGGGGAAAGTGCGGGACCTGGCGGAGGAGGGCAAAGGTTACGTCCTACAGCTCCAGGTGGCTCTGAGTCGCCTTGAGTCGGTCAGCACAGCACAGGAAGCGGATATTGTGGTGGAGAGAGTTGCCGGCAgggtggagcaggtggaggagtggagggagaggagtggccgCCTCTGTTATGATGAGGGCGATGGTGCATTGACTACAtcgtgccag GTCCTGGGGGCTACACAGGCAGCATTTAGCACCCTGGCAGCTCAAGGCATTGGTGCTGAGGGTGGTGCTGACTTCATTGGTGGTGCTGACCTCAGTGGTGATGACATTGGTTCCGAGGCTGGTGTCGACATTGGTGCTGAGGACAATGCTGATGTCCTTGTGAGAGCTCAAAACACACTCACTCCATTGccctcgcacacgcacacactcaca ccaCATGACATACGCACCATGACGCCGCAGGTGAAGAGGATGCTGGAGAATGGACAG GTGTCTAATTACCTGCCTGGCAACTTCCACTTCTGCACCCTGGCATTCCTTGACCTGGCCTGGGGCTTGGAGGTCAGAGGTCGCGTGTATATTCGCCTTGACATGTTCACCCCCCTGGCCAGACAGTTCATGATGCTGTGCACAGCTGAGCACCGACACACCTACGCCAACACTGCCAtgctaaag gTCTGTGGACGCGGCAATCAGGGGGAGTTCGTGATGGGGGGTGACTATGAATGTGACGATGGGAGTGGGGGCGCCCCGATACTCTCAGAGCTACAAGGGGGCCACAGGAAGACTGGGGCAGCGGGGTCAGTGTGGGGCCGGTGGGAGGTGGAAGGCCCTCGCTCGGCACAGTTCGCCATCACCACCCGGGAGTGCCAGGGGACCATTCCAAGGGTGTTTGGCACAGTTGAGGAGGGCATGAGTGTATTGAAGCAAGCCGTTAATGtgatagggaagaaaagggtgacCATCGATgagtgtggggtggtggtggcacCCTAG
- the LOC126981732 gene encoding uncharacterized protein LOC126981732 isoform X4 produces the protein MDNPAECKVCFAMFTPGEEHRPRSLPCGHTFCTSCVAHLLKKGAGCLACPECRLQHPAPRATHFPVNYGMEALIDQLKCLVMPPGVVAAAGPEGAGCCEEGAMKQPDTEAMKEKVIELLVACGATQTQLEQHQEKLKEPRARHTTLLNRLGNLVGDNRAALVRLNGSLGKVRDLAEEGKGYVLQLQVALSRLESVSTAQEADIVVERVAGRVEQVEEWRERSGRLCYDEGDGALTTSCQVLGATQAAFSTLAAQGIGAEGGADFIGGADLSGDDIGSEAGVDIGAEDNADVLVRAQNTLTPLPSHTHTLTPHDIRTMTPQVKRMLENGQVWGVHREGSSNPRSSMFTLEGDRLHLYHLCNHPPPAHAQTLQVSNYLPGNFHFCTLAFLDLAWGLEVRGRVYIRLDMFTPLARQFMMLCTAEHRHTYANTAMLKARPLTCPPPRLRKSSAVA, from the exons ATG GACAACCCGGCTGAGTGCAAGGTCTGCTTTGCCATGTTCACCCCAGGGGAGGAGCACCGACCCAGGTCACTCCCCTGCGGGCACACCTTCTGCACCTCCTGCGTGGCGCATCTCCTGAAGAAGGGGGCCGGGTGTCTAGCCTGTCCCGAGTGTCGCCTTCAGCACCCAGCCCCCAGAGCCACCCACTTCCCGGTTAACTATGGGATGGAGGCACTCATAGATCAGCTGAAGTGCCTGGTGATGCCTCCTGGGGTAGTAGCTGCAGCAGGGCCAGAGGGAGCAGGGTGCTGTGAGGAGGGTGCAATGAAGCAGCCGGATACGGAGGCTATGAAGGAGAAGGTGATTGAGTTGCTGGTGGCATGTGGCGCTACTCAGAcgcag CTCGAGCAACACCAGGAGAAGTTAAAAGAACCCAGAGCTCGCCACACGACTCTCCTGAACCGACTCGGTAACCTGGTGGGCGACAACAGGGCGGCCCTCGTGAGGCTGAACGGGTCACTGGGGAAAGTGCGGGACCTGGCGGAGGAGGGCAAAGGTTACGTCCTACAGCTCCAGGTGGCTCTGAGTCGCCTTGAGTCGGTCAGCACAGCACAGGAAGCGGATATTGTGGTGGAGAGAGTTGCCGGCAgggtggagcaggtggaggagtggagggagaggagtggccgCCTCTGTTATGATGAGGGCGATGGTGCATTGACTACAtcgtgccag GTCCTGGGGGCTACACAGGCAGCATTTAGCACCCTGGCAGCTCAAGGCATTGGTGCTGAGGGTGGTGCTGACTTCATTGGTGGTGCTGACCTCAGTGGTGATGACATTGGTTCCGAGGCTGGTGTCGACATTGGTGCTGAGGACAATGCTGATGTCCTTGTGAGAGCTCAAAACACACTCACTCCATTGccctcgcacacgcacacactcaca ccaCATGACATACGCACCATGACGCCGCAGGTGAAGAGGATGCTGGAGAATGGACAGGTGTGGGGGGTGCACCGGGAGGGCTCAAGCAACCCCCGCTCCTCAATGTTTACCTTAGAAGGCGATCGTTTGCACCTGTATCACCTATGTAACCACCCTCCACCTGCACATGCCCAAACCTTGCAG GTGTCTAATTACCTGCCTGGCAACTTCCACTTCTGCACCCTGGCATTCCTTGACCTGGCCTGGGGCTTGGAGGTCAGAGGTCGCGTGTATATTCGCCTTGACATGTTCACCCCCCTGGCCAGACAGTTCATGATGCTGTGCACAGCTGAGCACCGACACACCTACGCCAACACTGCCAtgctaaag GCACGCCcactcacctgtcctcctcctcggctCCGCAAGTCCTCGGCAGTGGCATGA
- the LOC126981732 gene encoding uncharacterized protein LOC126981732 isoform X1 — protein MDNPAECKVCFAMFTPGEEHRPRSLPCGHTFCTSCVAHLLKKGAGCLACPECRLQHPAPRATHFPVNYGMEALIDQLKCLVMPPGVVAAAGPEGAGCCEEGAMKQPDTEAMKEKVIELLVACGATQTQLEQHQEKLKEPRARHTTLLNRLGNLVGDNRAALVRLNGSLGKVRDLAEEGKGYVLQLQVALSRLESVSTAQEADIVVERVAGRVEQVEEWRERSGRLCYDEGDGALTTSCQVLGATQAAFSTLAAQGIGAEGGADFIGGADLSGDDIGSEAGVDIGAEDNADVLVRAQNTLTPLPSHTHTLTPHDIRTMTPQVKRMLENGQVWGVHREGSSNPRSSMFTLEGDRLHLYHLCNHPPPAHAQTLQVSNYLPGNFHFCTLAFLDLAWGLEVRGRVYIRLDMFTPLARQFMMLCTAEHRHTYANTAMLKVCGRGNQGEFVMGGDYECDDGSGGAPILSELQGGHRKTGAAGSVWGRWEVEGPRSAQFAITTRECQGTIPRVFGTVEEGMSVLKQAVNVIGKKRVTIDECGVVVAP, from the exons ATG GACAACCCGGCTGAGTGCAAGGTCTGCTTTGCCATGTTCACCCCAGGGGAGGAGCACCGACCCAGGTCACTCCCCTGCGGGCACACCTTCTGCACCTCCTGCGTGGCGCATCTCCTGAAGAAGGGGGCCGGGTGTCTAGCCTGTCCCGAGTGTCGCCTTCAGCACCCAGCCCCCAGAGCCACCCACTTCCCGGTTAACTATGGGATGGAGGCACTCATAGATCAGCTGAAGTGCCTGGTGATGCCTCCTGGGGTAGTAGCTGCAGCAGGGCCAGAGGGAGCAGGGTGCTGTGAGGAGGGTGCAATGAAGCAGCCGGATACGGAGGCTATGAAGGAGAAGGTGATTGAGTTGCTGGTGGCATGTGGCGCTACTCAGAcgcag CTCGAGCAACACCAGGAGAAGTTAAAAGAACCCAGAGCTCGCCACACGACTCTCCTGAACCGACTCGGTAACCTGGTGGGCGACAACAGGGCGGCCCTCGTGAGGCTGAACGGGTCACTGGGGAAAGTGCGGGACCTGGCGGAGGAGGGCAAAGGTTACGTCCTACAGCTCCAGGTGGCTCTGAGTCGCCTTGAGTCGGTCAGCACAGCACAGGAAGCGGATATTGTGGTGGAGAGAGTTGCCGGCAgggtggagcaggtggaggagtggagggagaggagtggccgCCTCTGTTATGATGAGGGCGATGGTGCATTGACTACAtcgtgccag GTCCTGGGGGCTACACAGGCAGCATTTAGCACCCTGGCAGCTCAAGGCATTGGTGCTGAGGGTGGTGCTGACTTCATTGGTGGTGCTGACCTCAGTGGTGATGACATTGGTTCCGAGGCTGGTGTCGACATTGGTGCTGAGGACAATGCTGATGTCCTTGTGAGAGCTCAAAACACACTCACTCCATTGccctcgcacacgcacacactcaca ccaCATGACATACGCACCATGACGCCGCAGGTGAAGAGGATGCTGGAGAATGGACAGGTGTGGGGGGTGCACCGGGAGGGCTCAAGCAACCCCCGCTCCTCAATGTTTACCTTAGAAGGCGATCGTTTGCACCTGTATCACCTATGTAACCACCCTCCACCTGCACATGCCCAAACCTTGCAG GTGTCTAATTACCTGCCTGGCAACTTCCACTTCTGCACCCTGGCATTCCTTGACCTGGCCTGGGGCTTGGAGGTCAGAGGTCGCGTGTATATTCGCCTTGACATGTTCACCCCCCTGGCCAGACAGTTCATGATGCTGTGCACAGCTGAGCACCGACACACCTACGCCAACACTGCCAtgctaaag gTCTGTGGACGCGGCAATCAGGGGGAGTTCGTGATGGGGGGTGACTATGAATGTGACGATGGGAGTGGGGGCGCCCCGATACTCTCAGAGCTACAAGGGGGCCACAGGAAGACTGGGGCAGCGGGGTCAGTGTGGGGCCGGTGGGAGGTGGAAGGCCCTCGCTCGGCACAGTTCGCCATCACCACCCGGGAGTGCCAGGGGACCATTCCAAGGGTGTTTGGCACAGTTGAGGAGGGCATGAGTGTATTGAAGCAAGCCGTTAATGtgatagggaagaaaagggtgacCATCGATgagtgtggggtggtggtggcacCCTAG
- the LOC126981732 gene encoding uncharacterized protein LOC126981732 isoform X2: MFTPGEEHRPRSLPCGHTFCTSCVAHLLKKGAGCLACPECRLQHPAPRATHFPVNYGMEALIDQLKCLVMPPGVVAAAGPEGAGCCEEGAMKQPDTEAMKEKVIELLVACGATQTQLEQHQEKLKEPRARHTTLLNRLGNLVGDNRAALVRLNGSLGKVRDLAEEGKGYVLQLQVALSRLESVSTAQEADIVVERVAGRVEQVEEWRERSGRLCYDEGDGALTTSCQVLGATQAAFSTLAAQGIGAEGGADFIGGADLSGDDIGSEAGVDIGAEDNADVLVRAQNTLTPLPSHTHTLTPHDIRTMTPQVKRMLENGQVWGVHREGSSNPRSSMFTLEGDRLHLYHLCNHPPPAHAQTLQVSNYLPGNFHFCTLAFLDLAWGLEVRGRVYIRLDMFTPLARQFMMLCTAEHRHTYANTAMLKVCGRGNQGEFVMGGDYECDDGSGGAPILSELQGGHRKTGAAGSVWGRWEVEGPRSAQFAITTRECQGTIPRVFGTVEEGMSVLKQAVNVIGKKRVTIDECGVVVAP, encoded by the exons ATGTTCACCCCAGGGGAGGAGCACCGACCCAGGTCACTCCCCTGCGGGCACACCTTCTGCACCTCCTGCGTGGCGCATCTCCTGAAGAAGGGGGCCGGGTGTCTAGCCTGTCCCGAGTGTCGCCTTCAGCACCCAGCCCCCAGAGCCACCCACTTCCCGGTTAACTATGGGATGGAGGCACTCATAGATCAGCTGAAGTGCCTGGTGATGCCTCCTGGGGTAGTAGCTGCAGCAGGGCCAGAGGGAGCAGGGTGCTGTGAGGAGGGTGCAATGAAGCAGCCGGATACGGAGGCTATGAAGGAGAAGGTGATTGAGTTGCTGGTGGCATGTGGCGCTACTCAGAcgcag CTCGAGCAACACCAGGAGAAGTTAAAAGAACCCAGAGCTCGCCACACGACTCTCCTGAACCGACTCGGTAACCTGGTGGGCGACAACAGGGCGGCCCTCGTGAGGCTGAACGGGTCACTGGGGAAAGTGCGGGACCTGGCGGAGGAGGGCAAAGGTTACGTCCTACAGCTCCAGGTGGCTCTGAGTCGCCTTGAGTCGGTCAGCACAGCACAGGAAGCGGATATTGTGGTGGAGAGAGTTGCCGGCAgggtggagcaggtggaggagtggagggagaggagtggccgCCTCTGTTATGATGAGGGCGATGGTGCATTGACTACAtcgtgccag GTCCTGGGGGCTACACAGGCAGCATTTAGCACCCTGGCAGCTCAAGGCATTGGTGCTGAGGGTGGTGCTGACTTCATTGGTGGTGCTGACCTCAGTGGTGATGACATTGGTTCCGAGGCTGGTGTCGACATTGGTGCTGAGGACAATGCTGATGTCCTTGTGAGAGCTCAAAACACACTCACTCCATTGccctcgcacacgcacacactcaca ccaCATGACATACGCACCATGACGCCGCAGGTGAAGAGGATGCTGGAGAATGGACAGGTGTGGGGGGTGCACCGGGAGGGCTCAAGCAACCCCCGCTCCTCAATGTTTACCTTAGAAGGCGATCGTTTGCACCTGTATCACCTATGTAACCACCCTCCACCTGCACATGCCCAAACCTTGCAG GTGTCTAATTACCTGCCTGGCAACTTCCACTTCTGCACCCTGGCATTCCTTGACCTGGCCTGGGGCTTGGAGGTCAGAGGTCGCGTGTATATTCGCCTTGACATGTTCACCCCCCTGGCCAGACAGTTCATGATGCTGTGCACAGCTGAGCACCGACACACCTACGCCAACACTGCCAtgctaaag gTCTGTGGACGCGGCAATCAGGGGGAGTTCGTGATGGGGGGTGACTATGAATGTGACGATGGGAGTGGGGGCGCCCCGATACTCTCAGAGCTACAAGGGGGCCACAGGAAGACTGGGGCAGCGGGGTCAGTGTGGGGCCGGTGGGAGGTGGAAGGCCCTCGCTCGGCACAGTTCGCCATCACCACCCGGGAGTGCCAGGGGACCATTCCAAGGGTGTTTGGCACAGTTGAGGAGGGCATGAGTGTATTGAAGCAAGCCGTTAATGtgatagggaagaaaagggtgacCATCGATgagtgtggggtggtggtggcacCCTAG